Proteins encoded within one genomic window of Felis catus isolate Fca126 chromosome C1, F.catus_Fca126_mat1.0, whole genome shotgun sequence:
- the PLEKHO1 gene encoding pleckstrin homology domain-containing family O member 1 isoform X2 codes for MTHSASLQVTVEEDSYLAHPTRDRAKIQHSRRPPTRGHLMAVASTSTSDGMLTLDLIQEEDPSPEEPTSCAESFRVDLDKSVAPLAGSRRRADSDRIQPSSDRASGLPRAWDKPDRGATYTPQAPKKLTPTEKGRCASLEEILSQRDAAPARTPQLRAEDPPAFIPPHPGQLSRIQDLVARKLEKTQELLAEVQGLGDGKRKAKDPPRSPPDSESEQRLLETERLLGEASSNWSQAKRVLQEVRELRDLYRQMDLQAPGPHLTPATQHSQYRKSLM; via the exons ATGACTCACAGTGCATCTCTTCAGGTCACCGTCGAGGAAGACAGCTATCTCGCCCACCCCACTCGAGACAGGGCAAAAATCCAACACTCCCGCCGCCCCCCAACGCGGGGACACCTAATGGCCGTG GCTTCCACCTCTACCTCGGATGGGATGCTGACCTTGGACCTGATCCAGGAGGAAGACCCTTCTCCCGAGGAACCCACCTCTTGTGCCGAGAGCTTCCGGGTTGACCTGGACAAGTCTGTGGCCCCGCTGGCAGGCAGCCGGCGGAGAGCAGACTCTGACCGTATCCAGCCCTCCTCAGACCGAGCAAGCGGCCTACCCCGAGCTTGGGACAAGCCAGACAGAGGGGCCACCTACAccccccaggcacccaagaaGTTGACCCCCACGGAGAAAGGCCGCTGCGCTTCTTTGGAGGAGATCCTGTCTCAGCGGGACGCCGCCCCTGCCCGCACCCCCCAGCTGCGGGCCGAGGACCCCCCGGCCTTCATTCCACCCCATCCGGGGCAGCTGTCCCGGATCCAGGACCTGGTAGCCAGGAAACTGGAGAAGACTCAGGAGCTGCTGGCAGAGGTTCAGGGACTGGGAGATGGAAAGCGAAAGGCCAAGGACCCCCCTCGGTCCCCTCCCGATTCGGAGTCCGAGCAGAGGCTGCTGGAGACCGAGCGGCTGCTTGGAGAGGCCTCGTCCAATTGGAGCCAGGCGAAGAGGGTGCTGCAGGAGGTCAGGGAGCTGAGGGACCTGTACAGACAGATGGACCTTcaggcccccggcccccacctcACACCAGCCACTCAGCACAGTCAGTACCGCAAGAGCCTGATGTGA
- the PLEKHO1 gene encoding pleckstrin homology domain-containing family O member 1 isoform X1 has translation MKKNNSAKRGPQDGNHPSAPPEKVGWVRKFCGKGIFREIWKNRYVVLKGDQLYISEKEVKDEKNIQEVFDLSDYEKCEELRKSKSRSKKNHSKFTLAHSKQPGNTAPSLIFLAVSPEEKELWINALNSAITRAKNRILDEVTVEEDSYLAHPTRDRAKIQHSRRPPTRGHLMAVASTSTSDGMLTLDLIQEEDPSPEEPTSCAESFRVDLDKSVAPLAGSRRRADSDRIQPSSDRASGLPRAWDKPDRGATYTPQAPKKLTPTEKGRCASLEEILSQRDAAPARTPQLRAEDPPAFIPPHPGQLSRIQDLVARKLEKTQELLAEVQGLGDGKRKAKDPPRSPPDSESEQRLLETERLLGEASSNWSQAKRVLQEVRELRDLYRQMDLQAPGPHLTPATQHSQYRKSLM, from the exons ATGAAGAAGAACAATTCCGCCAAGAGG GGGCCTCAGGATGGAAACCATCCGTCCGCACCTCCGGAGAAGGTCGGCTGGGTCCGGAAATTCTGCGGGAAAGGGATTTTCAGGGAGATTTGGAAAAACCGCTATGTGGTGCTGAAGGGGGACCAGCTGTACATCTCTGAGAAGGAG gtaaaagatgagaaaaatattcaaGAGGTATTTGACCTAAGTGACTATGAGAAGTGCGAAGAGCTCCGGAAATCCAAGAGCAGGAGCAAGAAAAATCATAGCAAGTTTACTCTTGCCCACTCCAAGCAGCCCGGCAACACG GCTCCCAGCCTCATCTTCCTGGCAGTTAGTCCAGAAGAGAAGGAATTGTGGATCAATGCCCTCAACTCCGCTATCACCCGAGCCAAGAACCGTATCTTGGATGAG GTCACCGTCGAGGAAGACAGCTATCTCGCCCACCCCACTCGAGACAGGGCAAAAATCCAACACTCCCGCCGCCCCCCAACGCGGGGACACCTAATGGCCGTG GCTTCCACCTCTACCTCGGATGGGATGCTGACCTTGGACCTGATCCAGGAGGAAGACCCTTCTCCCGAGGAACCCACCTCTTGTGCCGAGAGCTTCCGGGTTGACCTGGACAAGTCTGTGGCCCCGCTGGCAGGCAGCCGGCGGAGAGCAGACTCTGACCGTATCCAGCCCTCCTCAGACCGAGCAAGCGGCCTACCCCGAGCTTGGGACAAGCCAGACAGAGGGGCCACCTACAccccccaggcacccaagaaGTTGACCCCCACGGAGAAAGGCCGCTGCGCTTCTTTGGAGGAGATCCTGTCTCAGCGGGACGCCGCCCCTGCCCGCACCCCCCAGCTGCGGGCCGAGGACCCCCCGGCCTTCATTCCACCCCATCCGGGGCAGCTGTCCCGGATCCAGGACCTGGTAGCCAGGAAACTGGAGAAGACTCAGGAGCTGCTGGCAGAGGTTCAGGGACTGGGAGATGGAAAGCGAAAGGCCAAGGACCCCCCTCGGTCCCCTCCCGATTCGGAGTCCGAGCAGAGGCTGCTGGAGACCGAGCGGCTGCTTGGAGAGGCCTCGTCCAATTGGAGCCAGGCGAAGAGGGTGCTGCAGGAGGTCAGGGAGCTGAGGGACCTGTACAGACAGATGGACCTTcaggcccccggcccccacctcACACCAGCCACTCAGCACAGTCAGTACCGCAAGAGCCTGATGTGA